In Carassius auratus strain Wakin chromosome 20, ASM336829v1, whole genome shotgun sequence, the genomic stretch GCTGTAGGTGTAGTCACTGGTGTAACTGCTGTCGCTCTCAGGCAAAGAACTGACTTCTGACTCCGAAACAGACTGTTGAGATTCTGATGGGTTTGGACCTTCAAAGTCTGACTGGTTTagccttaaaaaaattaattcaccatGTGTAAAATACCTGTCAAACTGAATTACTTCAAATATATTATTGCTATgtctaatgttttatattaaatataaaatgaaacaaatgaataaaacacaGGTAGCTATAAGCAATTTTATATTTCTAACTATAAAAACAAACTAtagaaattcaaatatatttgaaataattctgTGTGCACTTGTTCTTACTCTGAAGGCATGTGATGCAGACGTCTCTGTCGTAGTGCCTCTCCCAGCGGGGAGTTCTCCAGTTTCCTAAACTTTTCTTCACAGACCCTCATGTAAGACATTTTCCCAGTAATGTATCCAAACATGCCGGCAACTGCATAAAAATCACAAATATTCAAAGGTACTTAGGAAAATGTAGCCTTTGAATATCCCTTATCgtatgtgttttattaaatttggTGGCTGTCTGTTGTTTCTTGATACTTACATGCCAACTTAGGAAAGAGAGCCAAATCTGGGCGATTGGAGTAAGGTATTCCTATTGGATAAACAGTATCAAATATAAGACTTTACCCTTTTGTTTCAATTGTTTTACTGCCAAAATCCAAACCCATGAAACTTTCTCATACTCAGAATGCAAATGAAGAGCATGTAGAGTTGGGTTTCGGTTTACAATATTTGACATGCTCTATATATGTGCACTGTTAGATGTTTCTATGTGaaaaaaaaggctaaaataaATGGTTCATCATACAAAAGGATTGTGTCTACTTGGGATACTTGGATTAAACCGGTCTATTCATATCGATTTCTTTGACAACCTCTTTATGGAAATTCTGAATCACTCAAATTTTGGTGGAATGGCTTTTAATGGAGGAAttgaaatctctcaggtttcattaacgATATCTTCCTTTGTGATTCAGAGATGAATGAAAGTcgtatgggtttgaaacaacaaatGTATCTCTCTTCTTCATGACTTCTCTAAAAATGTTGTAGTCATTTGTAATTGTAATGCTTTCTAAAATCTTTTACTTTCCAGAGCTCTAAATATATAGGGGGAAAACTAATTATATCAGTCTACAATAAAAAGTTTCATTACTTgagattttatagtttttaatgacttttcccattttttttaatACCCAGGTAAATCTAGAATTTCTGTGACAACCTGAAAAAGAGGATGTGAACGTACCTCTTGATACCATTACCTGAGTCGCTGCAACTGCAATGGCAGAAAATGGCAAGGCTGCAAATAACGAGAGAGCAAACATTCAAAAACTCTCATATACAAGTTCTTTCTCATCAGAAGCATCTTGAGATGAAACCTTGCAAAGAAATTTTGAGGAGGAATTAGAAACtaatataaaacagaaaactaaaataaaacgaaGGGAAAGCAAAAAAAGATGTTGGCCAGAATGACAGTCAAGTGTCAATAAATCATGACAGGTTTCATCACTGAAGTAGATCACTACTCACATCTGTACCAGAGGCTTTCTGAATTGCACTCTCTGAAGACACGCCTCTCTTCTTCATTGGGAATATAAGAGGCATTAAAAGCGCCCTGTGGAGACAAATCTATGCGTGAGGAAAACTTTCTGAAAGCTCCCTATCAGTGATACATTTATCCTGTAAATAGAAACCGCACACACACTTTGCTTCTGAAATACTTCTGCATGACACAGAGCAGTAAGAgacagaatatgtgctttataaacacTGTCAGGTGTATTTACTGCCTACCTTACTCGACCCATGTGATTCTTGAGCAGCCGGAGTGAATCCAGACGAAGACTGCGACATGACTGATCCAAGAAGCACAGCACGATTATACAAACAATAGTGTTTTTGCAGTAGCCATGGGATTACGCGGATTACGAGTCAATAAGGCAAGAGACACACTTTATTACATGACCTCTAGTCGACTCTTATCAGCAAACAACATTAACCCGGAAGTGCAGGAGTTAAGCCGGAAGCACCAATGAAAAGTCTCACAACAACGCAccaatatttggaaatatttattataataatatatgtacatataagaaTGGTTTATTGTAAATTCAACacgggaaaataaataaataaataaattaaattaaaaaaaatatgtttaaataaaaatatgtttatttgcatGCTTAAGTTAATTTTACTATATTTGAACCGTTGTCATAAGATTTAAAGATACGATTTCATAGCTCATACCTaatatctatatattatattatatatacgtAATATGCATATCTAATATGTAATAAAACATCAGTTCAACTTCATATACTTCAATATTCTTATAAATAGCAGACGAAGAAAAGTCTAACATTTAAAGCGTTCAGAGACAAACATGAACATGTACATGTGCATGTATTTGATACTTGATGCATTAACCTATttgcatcatttattattattattaagcatgaaatataaaaataaatacaaaattgtagTCTGAATTTAAAAAgcatcagatttatttatttatcagataTTTAAAAGTTTAGAGAAATCATAACTTGTGTCAGTATGAGTATTAATCACTTTTAGTGTTATGTAAGTAGCCATTTAATTGCCTCATCTATCTATCGTCCTCGCAACGAAAAAATAATCCTCATAAACAACGAACAATTAAGAGGTCTGATCTAATAAAAGTACTGCTTTTTACTTATGCAGTGTACGAGTGTGTATTTTGACAAACCGAAGGAAATATCGCGAAATCATGTGCTTTCAGCCAATCCAGTAGCATTGTGTGTTGATTGATAGCTCAATCAGCCACTAGAATGGTCCGTTTGTTAAGCGTATGAATACAGTGCGTTCATAGCTGCGAGCTCAGGGCGGGGCTTAGCTCCGCAATCTTGACACCGCGACTCTCCAATCAGAAGAGCGGATTGTCAAAGCCGTTAGCCAGCGCTGCTCCAATCTGATGGACAGGGAGGTGGGCACGTTGTCATTCGTCGAGTTTTTAGGTGTTTTGCGAAAAAAGACCGAGAAGATCAGCCATAAGAACGAATGTTAGTGGTCAACGGATGTgaacttttgtttttgtgaagcTCGAGTCCTCTTTTGGAGAGAAGAGCCATCGGGTTTTCAGCGCTAGCGCGAGCAGGCTAACTGACGAGGAAAAGCGCAGCTGCTCTTAAAAAGGTAAGAAGGGCCGAAATCTGTTTGACTAACCTCAAATACCCAACGTCTAGTGTATGACCGAGAGAGCCAGCTTTCACTTTTAACGCTCATCGGTTGTCCTTTCAGATGTACTTTTCTTCGCAGGATATGATCAGTTGGTAGTCAAGTCATGTTATGTTGACCTGCATTTAAGCGAAGATGAGTGCAGTCAGTGGCTATGTTAAAAACTCTAGTGAGCTATCTACCTAGACAGCGTTTTCGGGCATCATTGGTAAGGTACATGAGTTGAGCAGGCCATGTAAGACTAAAGTCTTAATGCACAGGTCACTATGTGACTTTTCATGGAGTTTTCTGAGCTAACATGAGACAACATTGCGTTTAACCATTCAATAAAACTGGAGAATCTGGCTTTGGGAAAGCTGGACTGAAGGGAGAGACCGTTACAAAACTGCAGTTTGGTGGAAACATCAGTCATAATATTAAGATCTGCGGTATAAGTAACAGGATGCTGTTAGGCTGAGTTTAAAACCCCCAAAGTTGTTCATCAACAACTCTTATTTTTGTTTGAAACCACAAATTAGACCAATTCATTTGCTTTCTCTTTCATTTCCTGTAGTGGAAAAGAAGTGTGAAGTATTAGTAAAACCTTGGAGCGGGTTATGCTAAATCTTTTAatctaaaaacatggtttggttTCAATCCAGTCCACatcttttattttcctttatcTTGTTCATCTAATAAAATCTGTCACTTGAAAGGCTCATTGAGGTTTATTGCTTGTCCTATGCAAACATGTGCATGAGTCATAAATGATGTTAATGGCTGTAGTGTCCCAGCCAGCCTTTCAGCATTTGGTGAGAGAGCTTGTTCATCAGTGAGCAGAGAAGAGCTCACACTCCCCGATCTGAGCTCCGAGAGGAGTGTGAACTCTTCCTGCTTACTGATGAACAAGCTGCTCTGAGTGTCATGACCGCAGTGGTGTCTCTTCTAAACAGTAGTGGGTTTGGTGGAAGACAGGTGCATGGGATTGTTGCATTGGAGTTAAACACTTGGGCCTTCACCTTTCAATGAATGCTTCTAAAATGTAGATGCATGCAGCCTAGATATTGAAGCATGCTATTTTAATCTGAAATTAAAAGTGAAATCATatgttaaataatagtaaaaaaccttttacaaaatacataattatattttcaataacaGTGGCAGTGAAATTTCATGATTATTGATGCCAGTTCAGCTACTAACATGCTAAAGAATTGAAAAAGCTGTAGTATTAGTATAAATagtaacaaattaaaacaatgtttgtaGCTGTCAAATtaagtaattataattaaaaatacttaaattaaacTAGAATTAAAAATTACTAATTAGGCCAGAAATGTAATActcttatttagcaaggatgtgttaggtgttgaaaagtgacagtaaatatttttatatggttACAAAAAAAGGTCAATTTTACACCGgcttaatgctgttcttttctattttctatttatcaTAGATCCTGAAAAGAAATGCATCACTGATTCCACGTAAATAttaaagaactgttttcaacatatagcttaaaataatttgaaatgtttcgagcagcattttagaatgatttttgaaggatcatgtgacactgaagacaggagtagtTGCTTCTGAAAAGTCAGTTtctttgtagaaaaaaaacatcttaagcaCATAGAATAACATgagtggactttgaacgattaattgccgcTTTGAATGTTTACGTAATTGCGGCATCCATTTATCTTAATCACGATTAGAAATgttattaattgtgcagcccctAACTCTGAAATGTAGATCAGTGAGGGGTTGTTTTTCTTGTCAATATTATGCAAAGACCCTACAAGATCAAGACAGATCTGATATGAATGATATATTGTCTTCCTTGACATCATAAGATTATAACTTTTACCACACAGTGAACTGCTTGAATATATCAAGAACCGtttcatataatttgttttacaaGCATCCTAGTGACAGTATACTGTGCTATGTGCATCGATAACCTAACAAATTACCTTGTTTAAGATGTGTTTTCAGTAAATTGCTTCTTTGCTGGAACTAATGCTCGTTGTTAATTAGTCCCACATAAATGAAAGAGATATACAGTGCAGTATAGTCGTAATCCCATGGGATCGTTTTGTCATTTAAGAGGGAGGGGAAAGGAATTAATTGATTTGCTCCTCTGTCCTAATTTTAATGTCAATTTGCCTGAGGTTGTAGTGTTTTTAACGCCCTCTTGAATACCCTTTTCTTGTTTGATAAGTTATTAAGGGCATAATCACAACAGATGTAATCAGAAAATATGATATCGGCCTGTTTACAGTCATGTTTGCATGGCAtgtgaaacagattttttttaacttattttttccGTGAgaactttgtttttttaaatatttttgtcttgaaagaacaaaacaagaaacagTGAGGGCTTTTGTTTCGAGTCATCCATTGTCTGGTACAGTATAAAGGGTCTTGTAATAGTGGGGCCGGACAGTCTGGTGTAGGTGGCAAATTAATGCACATGTGGGCATTTTGGAACTCGGGCCTTACAGAGCTGGATTTTTACCACAAATGAAAGACACATT encodes the following:
- the LOC113037937 gene encoding OCIA domain-containing protein 1-like, with the protein product MSQSSSGFTPAAQESHGSSKGAFNASYIPNEEERRVFRECNSESLWYRSLPFSAIAVAATQVMVSRGTFTSSFSGCHRNSRFTWVLKKMGKVIKNYKISSNETFYCRLRIPYSNRPDLALFPKLALPLNICDFYAVAGMFGYITGKMSYMRVCEEKFRKLENSPLGEALRQRRLHHMPSELNQSDFEGPNPSESQQSVSESEVSSLPESDSSYTSDYTYSRPSQSYDPTPFSSGFSDSGPVNIRDDISPQAPLYPDEDVPKKKPVLYEELRSKNRENYEVTLTQKAETQMKPQTVAPVPRKEVSFTD